DNA from Spirosoma oryzicola:
GATACGATAGGCGGGTGGGCTTGAGGCAATGTCGCTCTCGAACGAATACTGATTTCCGTTGATCTGATAGGTTACGACAGGGGCCATTAGTCGATTTCCCGTTCGTTTCCGTGTTCTTGGAACTAGCCGAACGACGGTTCCACTTGTTTCGCGACTCTGACTGGCGATTGCCCGCTGGCTTGTAGTTACCCGATAAGCATGACGGATCAGAAACAAGCCTGTCAACAGAAAACAGGATAAAACAACCCAGGTTATTAGGCTTTTGAGTCGGTATAGAAAAGACGAGTTCTGAAGGAGTAGCTGGCGACGAGCTTCGGTGATATCAAGAGTATGCTCAGCAACTCGGTTCAAGATCGGTCGAAGGTCAGAAGTAGTCATCCCTGGGCACAAACGATTGTTATCGACTAAACTCAATACGAATTACCTCGACAATGGGATTGAGCAGTTGCAAATCAGCCGATGACGACAAAAATTCTCCATCACCCATTAGCTTATTATACGCTTTTTCCTGAGCGGGCGTGCGGGTAAGCGGAGGACCCAGGGATAGGGATAGCGTGGATCGATTATTGGTTAAACGAGCCATTTTGCCGCCCTGCCAGTCAGATAGTGCTCCGCCGTAGTCCCAACCGAATCCCCATAGCTTGAATGGCTTACCGTTACGCTTTTCTAGTGCTTTGAGTGTTGTACCAATGCGCAATCCATCAGCTGTTGTCCAGCGGGAAGGAGCCAGATTCTTAATAGGGTTTCCTTCATCGTCAAGCAGTTGAGGACGAATCGTGATTGCTTCCGGTTGCGTGCGTTTTTCGTCGTTATACGTAATCTGTACTTCGTCGGGAGTACCCTTATACAGCACGGTCCCCAGAAATGTGTCTCCCTCTGGACCGTACAAGGTGTCACCTGCCGTAGCAACCGACGAACCCAGACGCTTGAGCAAATCCGCTTCCGACGTCGTGGCGGTAACAGGGCCAACCCGTTCACCCGGAACGATCAGGAAGTCGTTGGAGCCGTTAACGGTACCCTTATTTTCTGTTACATCTGTCGAATCCGTACGGGATGATGAATCTGGTTTCGGCTGACAGGCTAACAACATCGCGCAATATAGCACTAGGGTCGACAGGTGAACAGGATTCATGAGCTGGGGTTATTCAATGAGCCAATTAACTCGCGGACACTTATTTGAAGAGTCCGGTTTTTAACGCTTTGGCAACGGCTTCGGACTTAGAATTGACGTGCAGCTTTTCATAAATGTTGACAATGTGCGTCCGGACCGTACCCATGCTGATGTGACAGTGGTGGGCAATCAGTTTATAGCTATCACCTTCCACCAATCGGTGCAGCACTTCCTTTTCTTTATCCGTCAGTAAAAAGGAGTCCGGTGAGGCAGTACCCGACTGCTGAAAAGCGCCCAGTACTTTCAAGGCAATGGAGGGCGTCATGGCGGCTCCCCCTGACATTACTTCGCGAATAGCATCGATAATTTTGTCTGCCGGTGTTTTTTTGAGAAGATACCCTACAGCACCTGCCGAGATTGCCGCGAAGATTCGTTCGACATCGTCAAAAACCGTTAACATTAAAATCTTCGGGACGCGTCCTTCCGGTAGGCTTTTACGAATCAGTTGTACCGCTTCAATACCCGTTCGTCCGGGCATATCGATATCCATCAAAATGACATCGGGCTGATTGTACCGGACATTCGCAACCACATCAAGTGCATCAGCGTATTGACCCACCGTGATTAAATCGTCGGTCGTATCGAAAATCAGAGCGAGCGTTTCGCGCAGCGAATTGTTGTCATCGAAAATCGAGATGCGAATCATGGTGCAGGGAGTCCGGTAAAGGTGAACAAATGTAACGAGTCAATCCACTTGGGTGAATCGGATAAATGTATGACTGTCACGGGTTAACCACCAGTTGTAGCCGCGTTCCCTGACCGGGTGCCGATTGGACGGCCAAGTGACCGCCGATAGCCTGCGCCCGTTGGTGCATACTGGTCTGGCCCGTTCGCTGACTCGAAGGGTCTGGCTCAAACCCTTTCCCATTGTCTTCGATCAGGATTTTTAGCTGCTCGTTCTGGTACTCAAAGCGTAAAACAGCCTGCGTCGCCTGCGAATATTTAATCAGATTATTAATGGCTTCTTTGCCAATCAGGTACAGATTGCGACGCACTTCCATGGGAACGGGGAACTGGTCAAGTGAGGCATCGACCGTAAAGCGGAACTCGATGCCTTTGGACTCCATCAGTGGCTGGGCGTACTCCTGAAGCCGCAGCGCGATACGGTGCAGCGAGTCGTTACCTGGGTTGATGGTCCAGATAATTTCATCGATTGATTCCAGAATCTGCCGGGCGTCCGTATTAATTTTCTGGATAGCCCGTTCGACCTGTTCCGGTCGATTTTGGGCAATAAGCCCATTAACCATGCCGCTGAGCAGCGAAATACTACTCAATGTACTTCCGACTTCATCGTGGAGATCATGAGCAATCTGCTTACGAAGCGTCTGTGCTTCTTCGAGCCGACGAAGTTTAGATCGGTTCAGTAACCAGGCACTGGCGGCAACACCCAGCAGCAATAGTAAAACACTGCCAATAAGCATGAATCGGGTCCGCTCGGCTTCCTGACGTCTTAGCAGCGTCTCCTGTTGGAGTAGTTTAATCTGCGCTTCTTTTTTTTCGGTTTCGTACTTGGCAACCAATCGCTGTACTTCGGCGTTGGTCCGCACCGTAGTGGCGGAATCGACCTGTTTATTTTTCCTGAGCTGGAACGCGTAGGCGAGATGGTATTTGTTTTGTTCACCGTACAAATCCGCCATCTGCTGGACGAACTTCTTTCGTTCGTCTTTGTAATCGTTTTCTTCGGCTAGTGCCAACGCTTTTTTCAGGTAGTCCTCGGCCTGAATGTATTCTTTTTTTGCCTGATACAGCGTGGCTATTGTCGCGTAAATCGTGCTAATGGCCAGCTTATTATGCTCTTTTTGGGCAATTTGTAAAGCTCGCTGCGCGTAGGGTAATCCTTCACCGGGTTTATTGAGCATCCGTAGCGAGGTAGCTAACCCATCGAGCGCATCAAACTGAAGCAGCTCAAAATGAAGCTGTTTGCCTAGCTTTAAGCATTCCTGGAAATGAGGTAACGCCCGCTGCGGTTGTTTGATATCGTTGTACAGATCACCCAACTGATTTTCGAAAATGGCGATACCGCGCAGATCACCATTTTCACGAAATATCACGCCGGCTTCGCGATAGTAAGGAAGTGCCTGCTGTATTTTCCCCAGCTTGACGAGTGTACCCCCTACGAGTCGGTGGGTTGTCGGTACGCGTGGCCGCAAATTGTACTGTTCCTGTAGCTGAATAGCCTTTAACGCCGTTTGCAGAACCATTGGGTCGTTGCCAACCTTCTCGTAACCCACAGCAACGTTACTCAGCGCACCGTAAATAACAGAAGGAGGTAGGTTGTGCTGCTCAGCAACGTCCAGGGTTTTCTTAAAATGGCCGAGTGCCTGTTCATAGTTTGCAGTCAGGTAACTCACCATTCCTCGGTTTCGATACGCACGCACAACCCCAAACCAGTCGTTGAGTCGGTTGGCTACGTCGGCCATTTGCCTGCTCATCGAATCGGCGCGGGCATAATCCGCTTTCTGGTAAATTCGGGTATAAATCACCTTGTCCATTACCCGGACGTAAGTCGTATCAGTTGATGCGTGCGTACGCAGGTAGGTAAGTAACGAATCGGATGTTGTTGAAGAAAGGACCTGCGCCAAGCATGAAAAGCTAACCAGTAATCCGGCTAATGTAAAAGACAAATTCCGACCCGTCATCATGGTAAATTATGGTATGGAGATTGTTCACCAAACGGATTGCAGATACGCTCATGCCTATTTTTAAATCGCTGAACTGTTCCTTTGTTCTTGCTATAGTCAAGAGCGCAGGACCCATAACGATTCAGAACGGTGGCACTAATCCGTATGTCGTTTATTGCAGTACAAAAAGCAACAAATTATCATCTACTAGTTGATTGTTTTAGGGTACGGTAATTCCGAAGCCAAACCTACTGATCTACTCGCAGTATTTTTAGAAAAGCAAACGGTTGCTACATCGATCAGCGTCTTGGATTCGATGTGGCAACCGTTTGGTAGGTAGCAAGTTGTTTAGACAGCCTTAGCGTTTATAGGCTACGACAATGTCTTGGAAGGTAGTGGCATCTTTTCGACCACACCAACGACCGGGATAGATCGAGGTACGAGCAGATAACCCATGCTGATTTAAGGTGTCTGTTACCCAGGACTCATCAAAGGCCGTACCCAGATCCGGATCCAACGGGTTAAAAATATAACGGCCCTCTAATTCGTACTGGAAATTGTATTGACTTGTTTTTTCTGCCATGAGTCTGCGCGACTCCTCGTTGAGCAGAAAGAACGTAGCGAAGCAGCGACCACTGGGTTTAAGCACGCGACTGATTTCTGCAATGTAATGAGCAGTCTCCCGGACAGGCATGTGTGTGAACACAGACGTCAAAAAAACGAAATCAAAGTGGTTGTCTTCGAACGGAAACCGATATTCATGCGCTTGATACTGTCCACTCGGATGGTAATGACTGTTGTACACATCAGCCAATTGAAAATGAAAATTGGGAAAACGGGGAGTAATCATTCGCTGGCACCAGTCGATACCCTGACTGACAATATCAAAACCCTCATAACTTCCTGGCGACGTTAGGTAGTCGGTTAAGGGAACAGCCATTCTACCAATGCCACACCCTACGTCGAGAACAGATTCGTTAGGTTTCAAACCACCCAGTTGAATAAAATGCTGTTTGAATTCCTGACCAACGACCCGGAAGTCGCCCGCTCCGATAAATATCTTGGAGCGGGGAGGAGTTAGTCTGTCTCGTAAGCCAAAAAGTAGCTCGCTGTAATCGACAACACTCGTATAAGTTCTTTTTATGGGCTTTTTTAAAGCACCGGGGATAAATTGCCGTAACATATTGAAGCTGGAAAACATTAAAAATGGATAGATTAAAGAAACGTCTGGCTAATACCGTTATGCACATAGCCTACAGTCCAGTAAGACTATGAATAGGTTGGACGCACGCTGTGTGAATGCCTTCCGCTAAGTACTTACGCTATTTCCCATACATATACCAAGACGATGACTTAATTCAATAGTCACTATTAACTACTATTATTTCTTGAATTGTATATAAATAGTTTACAGTACGAATATAATATAAATTTATATTATTGTTTTCTTTTAACAATCAATACGTAAATATACTACTGCTAGCCTCTGTAGAAACTAAAAAACCTCTGTCTTGCTGACTTAAAACAGAGCAGCAAAGCAGAGGCTTTTGACTTTTATGCGTAAAAAAATTGTTAGAACCTTCTCAAGATTTAGGTTCCTGCTTGGGTTTTTCCTCTTTTGGCTTTAGCGTGCCACGAGCAATCGGCTCAGGTTTCGATTTTGGATTGGTGAACCGGAGCAACGTAGCCGTTGGTAAAGAAGCTTTGGGTAGACGAACAATAAGCAGTTGATAAGATCGGGTACCGATGATCAGGTTGTAATAAACCATATTGCCCGATTCCTGAGCCAGCCCCCAGTTAGCTATAGGCTCCTTGGTAAGCAACGTTTCGTCCTCTTCTGTCAAAGCCGCAAAAGCAGTGTCGGGCTGAAATTGCTTAGCGGTAATTCCTTCAATGACGGAAATAACCGCTTGCGGAGTAGCCGCCGGTTTAGTTTGGCCGTTGACAGCCAACCCAATAGCCATCAACGGCAAAAATAAGAGCAAGTTTTTCATCGCTTTGATAGTTGTTATCTCGTTGCTCAACTAGGGTGTCGGCTGCGTTGTTATTTGATGTGTATTCCGCGAATTGAGCAGACCAGCGGGAACCGTCAACTCGCCCGTCTGCGGATCAATCAATCCGTTTCGTTCATCTTCAATATTCGTTGCCTGCGTGTAAATATCACCCGCAACGGGATGCTTGCGTAGTTCTTCTTTGAATTGTCGAATACGCTCTGCCCGATCTTCCGATTCGTTGGGGCCACCGTAGTCGGCAAAGCCAAAGCCACCCCATTCGCTCACCAATAAAGGTACCTGCCGACGGTAGAAAAAAGGATCGCCAACTACCAGCGGAAAAGCGGCCACACCAATAAGTTCACCCGCCGTCAAACGACCAAGCAACTCGCGCCAACGCGTCAAATCAGGGGTGTAAAGGTGAGCGGTCAGCAAATCGGATTTCAAGCGCCCCTCATACGAGATATGATGCCATCCATCGTTGTCGACTACCAGGTATTGTGGATAAGCGATTTGCATGAAATGGTACATGTCCATGATGTACTGCCGCGTTTCAGGGTTGACGGCAATGTCCTGCGCTCCCCAGTCTTCATTGTAAAGACTCCAGATGACAACCGACGGATGCGTACTGATCAAAGAGACCATGCGCAAAAGCTCAGCCCGGTGGTTTTGACGACTTCGCGTGGTTGAACTATGAGGACTTGGCACCTCGACCCAAAGTAGCAACCCTAGCTTATCCGCCAGGTTGTAAATCCGGGGATCAACACCGGCAATGTGAACCCGTACCAGATTGCAGCCCAGCTCTTTCATAGCCAGCATGTGCCGCTGCATTTCCTCGTACGTAGCCGTACCCGGCTGGTAGAGAATACCGTCCAGGTAGATAGGCTTGTTGTTCAGGTAAATATAACGGCCACGGGCTTCGATTTTCCGTAAGCCAAATTCGGTTTCAATCTGGGCGACGTACCCTTCTGAGTTAATCAACTGAGCCACCAGTTTGTACCGCGTTGGCGATTCGGGCGACCATAACTCGGCACCTTCCATGTCAAGCACTACCCGCTGCTGTTTTTGACCGGCCTCTAACCGCAATGGATAATCAGAGGTAGCCAGTAGTTCGGTTTCTTGCAGATCGAACGCTTGTAGCCGGAGTGTGTAATCGCCAGGGTCATGGATGCGCGTCAGGACGCTGAACCGAACCAGCCGATCTTCGACGACACTAACCACACCCACCCGCGAACGGAGCCGGTTCCGTTCGACGGTTTCGAGCCAAACACTCCGAACAGCCCCCGTGTACGTCTGGTACCAGATACCACCGCGTTTGTAGACGTGCGACTCCTGCTTTCCCCGTGGGATCTCAGCGTCCATCGTGTCCGCAATGCGAACCGTCAGCCGGTTGTGCTGCCGTAAACACTCTTCGGGAAGCTCGTATGAAAACGAGGTGTATTCGCCCAAATGGATCTCTTCGTCCTCGATGGTTTTAAGCGGGTGTCCATTGAGCCAAACGCGGGTTTCGTAGCCACAAGCCCCAAAGGTGAGTTGGATCATCGAGCGGGAAAGCGGTTCGCTGCGGTTAGGCAACGAAAACTCCCGTTCGTACCAGGCTACCACCTTATCCTGCCAGGTGCTTGGTGTATTTTGTCCTTTTGCCTGCGCCATGTGAGCCTCGATGGAACCAGGCCAATGCGCGGTTCCGTCGAACGAGTAGCGAACATACCACCGTTCGTGTAAGCCTTTATCTTCAGGGTCCAGAGCAAATTTCCATTCCCCATCAAGCAGCAGATAGGTATTTGGCCGGAGGACCGACCGGGGTAGTTCATTGATTGGTTCGGCAACGGTGGTATCGGAACGACTAGCCGAAAAACTGGTGTTAGGTGGTTTAACTTCCATATGTCTAGGGCGAAATAATGAAAACCGCCCTTTAGCCTGTACTGTTTCACGCAGCCAGTTACGCAATACGTTTGTTTCCTGGTGTATTGAGAGACTACCTACATAAAAGTCAGGGTATCAGCTATTCAGGCAGTTTTGTGGCCTCTGCAAAACCGACTTGAAAATGCAGCTGGCTAAAAAAAATGTTACAATCTGAAGCCAGATGGTTATAGCGTCAGATTGTAACAATGTCTGCTT
Protein-coding regions in this window:
- a CDS encoding response regulator transcription factor yields the protein MIRISIFDDNNSLRETLALIFDTTDDLITVGQYADALDVVANVRYNQPDVILMDIDMPGRTGIEAVQLIRKSLPEGRVPKILMLTVFDDVERIFAAISAGAVGYLLKKTPADKIIDAIREVMSGGAAMTPSIALKVLGAFQQSGTASPDSFLLTDKEKEVLHRLVEGDSYKLIAHHCHISMGTVRTHIVNIYEKLHVNSKSEAVAKALKTGLFK
- a CDS encoding tetratricopeptide repeat-containing sensor histidine kinase, giving the protein MMTGRNLSFTLAGLLVSFSCLAQVLSSTTSDSLLTYLRTHASTDTTYVRVMDKVIYTRIYQKADYARADSMSRQMADVANRLNDWFGVVRAYRNRGMVSYLTANYEQALGHFKKTLDVAEQHNLPPSVIYGALSNVAVGYEKVGNDPMVLQTALKAIQLQEQYNLRPRVPTTHRLVGGTLVKLGKIQQALPYYREAGVIFRENGDLRGIAIFENQLGDLYNDIKQPQRALPHFQECLKLGKQLHFELLQFDALDGLATSLRMLNKPGEGLPYAQRALQIAQKEHNKLAISTIYATIATLYQAKKEYIQAEDYLKKALALAEENDYKDERKKFVQQMADLYGEQNKYHLAYAFQLRKNKQVDSATTVRTNAEVQRLVAKYETEKKEAQIKLLQQETLLRRQEAERTRFMLIGSVLLLLLGVAASAWLLNRSKLRRLEEAQTLRKQIAHDLHDEVGSTLSSISLLSGMVNGLIAQNRPEQVERAIQKINTDARQILESIDEIIWTINPGNDSLHRIALRLQEYAQPLMESKGIEFRFTVDASLDQFPVPMEVRRNLYLIGKEAINNLIKYSQATQAVLRFEYQNEQLKILIEDNGKGFEPDPSSQRTGQTSMHQRAQAIGGHLAVQSAPGQGTRLQLVVNP
- a CDS encoding class I SAM-dependent methyltransferase, giving the protein MLRQFIPGALKKPIKRTYTSVVDYSELLFGLRDRLTPPRSKIFIGAGDFRVVGQEFKQHFIQLGGLKPNESVLDVGCGIGRMAVPLTDYLTSPGSYEGFDIVSQGIDWCQRMITPRFPNFHFQLADVYNSHYHPSGQYQAHEYRFPFEDNHFDFVFLTSVFTHMPVRETAHYIAEISRVLKPSGRCFATFFLLNEESRRLMAEKTSQYNFQYELEGRYIFNPLDPDLGTAFDESWVTDTLNQHGLSARTSIYPGRWCGRKDATTFQDIVVAYKR
- a CDS encoding glycoside hydrolase family 2 protein; amino-acid sequence: MEVKPPNTSFSASRSDTTVAEPINELPRSVLRPNTYLLLDGEWKFALDPEDKGLHERWYVRYSFDGTAHWPGSIEAHMAQAKGQNTPSTWQDKVVAWYEREFSLPNRSEPLSRSMIQLTFGACGYETRVWLNGHPLKTIEDEEIHLGEYTSFSYELPEECLRQHNRLTVRIADTMDAEIPRGKQESHVYKRGGIWYQTYTGAVRSVWLETVERNRLRSRVGVVSVVEDRLVRFSVLTRIHDPGDYTLRLQAFDLQETELLATSDYPLRLEAGQKQQRVVLDMEGAELWSPESPTRYKLVAQLINSEGYVAQIETEFGLRKIEARGRYIYLNNKPIYLDGILYQPGTATYEEMQRHMLAMKELGCNLVRVHIAGVDPRIYNLADKLGLLLWVEVPSPHSSTTRSRQNHRAELLRMVSLISTHPSVVIWSLYNEDWGAQDIAVNPETRQYIMDMYHFMQIAYPQYLVVDNDGWHHISYEGRLKSDLLTAHLYTPDLTRWRELLGRLTAGELIGVAAFPLVVGDPFFYRRQVPLLVSEWGGFGFADYGGPNESEDRAERIRQFKEELRKHPVAGDIYTQATNIEDERNGLIDPQTGELTVPAGLLNSRNTHQITTQPTP